A genomic region of Sinobacterium caligoides contains the following coding sequences:
- a CDS encoding GIY-YIG nuclease family protein, which yields MSKQRPEPTSLTNTVTPPAPGSAADWTVYIIRCSDQSLYTGISTDAERRFDEHHETHLRQGNKGAKYFYGRAPVTIVYREQHSSRSAASKREAAIKKLSRSKKLQLIASGK from the coding sequence ATGAGCAAACAGCGGCCAGAACCGACTAGCCTTACCAACACGGTAACACCTCCAGCCCCGGGCAGTGCGGCCGACTGGACGGTCTATATCATCCGCTGTAGCGATCAGAGCCTCTATACCGGTATCTCCACAGATGCGGAAAGGCGCTTCGACGAGCATCACGAGACCCACTTGCGACAAGGCAACAAGGGCGCAAAATATTTCTACGGCCGCGCACCAGTGACGATAGTCTACCGTGAGCAACACAGCAGCCGCTCAGCAGCAAGCAAACGAGAAGCGGCCATTAAGAAACTCTCGCGCAGTAAAAAACTACAGCTGATCGCAAGCGGAAAATAA
- a CDS encoding RimK/LysX family protein, with amino-acid sequence MDYRPYLLCLSLVIAPGYVAPVIAENCSTSSREDSLTILSIVERVELTAANRVVEALVDTGAQTTSLDARNVRIERTKTAFYVDYELVDRKTGRVSHHRDDVVRMVRIIRHDGSRLLLPVVKMHLRVAGVTRYIDVSLMDRRAFPYAMLLGRNFMGDTILVGNRPLASAADTAPAQQLADRS; translated from the coding sequence ATGGATTATCGTCCCTATTTACTCTGCTTGAGCTTGGTTATTGCGCCTGGTTATGTCGCCCCCGTCATCGCTGAGAACTGTTCGACATCGTCGAGGGAGGACTCGTTAACCATATTAAGTATCGTGGAGCGTGTCGAACTGACGGCGGCCAATCGGGTGGTGGAGGCGCTGGTTGACACCGGCGCACAGACCACCTCGCTCGATGCACGCAACGTGCGTATCGAGCGGACTAAAACAGCCTTTTATGTCGATTATGAGTTGGTTGACAGAAAGACCGGGCGAGTGAGTCATCATCGCGATGACGTGGTGCGGATGGTGCGCATTATTCGTCATGATGGTAGCCGCTTGCTGCTGCCGGTGGTGAAAATGCATCTGCGTGTTGCCGGCGTCACCCGTTATATTGATGTCTCGTTAATGGATCGGCGCGCCTTTCCCTATGCGATGTTGCTGGGGAGAAACTTCATGGGCGATACGATACTAGTCGGTAATAGGCCGCTAGCTTCGGCGGCCGATACGGCGCCAGCGCAACAGCTTGCCGACAGGAGTTAG
- a CDS encoding DUF7336 domain-containing protein, with product MMEYVYLLEHTHIYSEGEESTKTIGIYKSEAEALKVVEKLKGVSGFEKYPQGFNIDKYKLGQSFWQEGYAGE from the coding sequence ATGATGGAGTACGTATACCTTTTAGAACATACTCATATTTATAGTGAAGGTGAAGAAAGCACTAAGACTATTGGCATCTACAAATCCGAGGCAGAAGCATTGAAGGTAGTTGAAAAACTAAAAGGAGTTTCTGGTTTTGAAAAATACCCCCAAGGCTTCAATATAGACAAGTACAAGCTAGGCCAATCGTTTTGGCAAGAGGGTTACGCAGGTGAATAA
- a CDS encoding DUF3592 domain-containing protein translates to MRTISDVFLIVFVVGLWLFISEASTGAPTRLIDYYAGDYSSTTDGHIFQSRVKNTRLLKTRRGYKYDIQYNFVLSGKSYYSHRVNFLSSNWRVAIETVNKYPKGSKVKVYYDKSNPNYSTLEITELSYQAWGQVFAAVILAIISITLLPLSLFR, encoded by the coding sequence ATGCGTACTATCTCCGACGTATTTCTTATTGTTTTCGTAGTAGGATTGTGGCTATTTATTTCTGAAGCTAGTACAGGCGCACCTACAAGACTTATTGACTATTATGCTGGGGATTACAGCTCGACAACAGACGGCCATATTTTTCAGTCTCGTGTGAAAAATACAAGGTTATTGAAGACTAGACGTGGATATAAATACGACATTCAATATAATTTCGTACTATCCGGTAAAAGTTATTATTCTCATCGAGTGAACTTCCTTTCAAGTAACTGGAGGGTCGCAATCGAAACTGTTAATAAATATCCAAAAGGCTCCAAAGTAAAAGTATACTATGATAAATCAAATCCTAATTACTCAACGTTAGAAATAACCGAATTAAGCTATCAAGCGTGGGGGCAAGTCTTTGCCGCCGTCATTTTGGCAATAATATCAATCACACTCTTACCACTAAGCTTATTTAGATAA
- a CDS encoding GNAT family N-acetyltransferase, with the protein MKIKQVSTEGLNDLAVLFDQYMVFYKQPSAPDKYRVYLKERLERSEATVFIAYSSENKPMGFVLNYHTFSSVSLGKVIILNDLFVAPLYRKQGVANNLISCSIKLAKDTDSIRVDLATSKDNFSAQALYEKIGFVQDREYFSYSLSV; encoded by the coding sequence ATGAAAATAAAGCAGGTTTCAACCGAGGGGCTAAATGACTTGGCCGTATTGTTTGATCAGTACATGGTTTTTTATAAGCAACCCTCTGCACCAGATAAATATCGAGTATATTTAAAAGAGCGATTGGAAAGATCTGAAGCGACAGTGTTTATTGCTTACAGCTCAGAAAATAAACCAATGGGTTTCGTTTTAAATTACCATACCTTTTCTTCTGTATCTTTAGGGAAAGTCATTATTCTAAATGATCTTTTTGTTGCCCCACTTTATCGTAAACAAGGAGTTGCAAACAACCTGATTTCTTGCTCAATAAAATTAGCAAAAGATACAGATTCTATTAGAGTCGATTTAGCCACTTCAAAAGATAATTTTTCAGCGCAGGCGCTTTATGAAAAAATTGGGTTTGTTCAGGACAGAGAATATTTCTCCTACAGCTTATCTGTTTAA
- a CDS encoding 5-carboxymethyl-2-hydroxymuconate Delta-isomerase produces the protein MPHCIIEHSKNLEPAKLIDAVYQGARKSNLFEDDDIKSRTMGFDYYQSGSTKNSFVHVTTKILSGRNLEQRAMLSRSILSELESLNIQSTSLTVEVVEIERTSYAKVVT, from the coding sequence ATGCCTCATTGCATTATTGAACACTCTAAAAACTTAGAACCAGCGAAACTCATTGATGCAGTATATCAAGGAGCCCGAAAATCTAATCTTTTCGAAGATGATGATATAAAAAGTAGAACCATGGGATTTGATTATTATCAGTCTGGCTCCACAAAAAATTCATTTGTGCACGTAACGACAAAAATTTTATCTGGGCGTAACTTGGAACAACGAGCAATGCTGTCTCGTTCAATATTATCGGAGCTTGAAAGTCTTAATATTCAATCTACCTCTTTAACTGTTGAGGTAGTTGAAATAGAAAGAACATCTTATGCAAAGGTGGTAACGTGA
- a CDS encoding HAD hydrolase-like protein codes for MQFKCTTLVLDLDGTISDPSLGITRCFNHALQSHGFPAVSESAIAKEIGPPLDETFFKLAPGINASSVGQFIATYRDRYSDIGYSENTLYDGIPAALNRLKSADITLGVCTSKRRDFAEKILSLFGLSEYFSFINGGDVGITKKSQLAGLLNSKIIDNDAVMVGDRYVDIKSAHGNGLRSVGVLWGFGDYAELSEASPLCILEKVEELPRAFI; via the coding sequence ATGCAATTCAAGTGTACAACTTTAGTTTTAGATCTTGATGGAACCATAAGCGATCCAAGTCTGGGGATCACGCGATGTTTTAACCATGCATTGCAAAGTCATGGTTTTCCCGCAGTGTCGGAGAGTGCGATTGCAAAGGAAATTGGGCCTCCTCTCGATGAAACATTTTTTAAGCTTGCACCTGGAATTAACGCTTCTAGTGTCGGTCAGTTCATAGCTACTTATAGAGATCGTTATTCTGATATAGGTTACTCTGAGAATACGTTGTATGATGGTATACCTGCAGCACTCAACAGATTAAAGAGCGCAGATATAACTCTTGGAGTGTGTACTTCTAAGCGGAGAGATTTTGCAGAAAAGATTTTGTCGCTGTTTGGTTTATCGGAGTATTTTAGCTTTATTAATGGTGGGGATGTTGGTATTACCAAGAAGTCGCAATTAGCAGGGTTATTGAATTCCAAGATCATTGATAATGATGCCGTTATGGTCGGTGACCGATACGTAGATATAAAATCTGCTCATGGAAATGGTTTACGTTCAGTTGGCGTTCTTTGGGGCTTTGGAGATTACGCGGAGTTATCAGAAGCCTCGCCTTTATGTATTCTAGAGAAAGTTGAGGAACTTCCCCGTGCCTTCATTTAA
- the rpiB gene encoding ribose 5-phosphate isomerase B, with the protein MKIALGGDHAGFEYKKVIIELLDSQGIESEDFGPFSSESCDYPDFVHPVAEAIEIGKFNLGIIICGSGNGVAMTVNKHQNIRCALAWEPELAALARAHNDANIISIPARYVSLEKAKQIVSVFLSTEFEGGRHQNRVSKIPCV; encoded by the coding sequence ATGAAAATTGCATTAGGCGGTGATCACGCTGGATTTGAATACAAAAAGGTGATCATTGAGCTATTGGACTCTCAAGGCATCGAATCTGAGGATTTTGGTCCTTTTAGTTCTGAATCATGTGATTACCCAGACTTTGTGCATCCGGTGGCTGAAGCTATTGAAATCGGAAAATTTAATCTAGGTATAATAATTTGTGGGAGTGGAAATGGCGTAGCGATGACTGTAAATAAACATCAAAACATTCGCTGTGCGTTGGCTTGGGAGCCAGAACTCGCTGCGCTTGCTCGTGCTCACAATGACGCGAATATTATTTCCATTCCCGCACGTTACGTTAGCTTGGAAAAGGCCAAACAAATAGTATCGGTCTTCTTAAGCACTGAATTTGAAGGCGGTCGACATCAAAATAGGGTTTCCAAAATACCATGTGTATAG
- a CDS encoding GNAT family N-acetyltransferase: MNIEIRLNDSIDDKEVIELYKANSWSSAKKPELLIPALRNSHSLVTARVGGSLIGIGNAISDGYLVVYYPHMLVHPQYHGKGIGRKMMELMQTVYGGFHQQMLTADGEAIDFYKALGFERAGKTEPMWVYAGNEH, translated from the coding sequence ATGAACATAGAAATAAGGTTAAACGATTCGATTGACGATAAAGAAGTCATCGAGCTATATAAAGCTAACTCTTGGTCTTCTGCTAAGAAACCTGAATTATTAATTCCTGCTTTGCGTAACTCACATTCATTGGTTACGGCAAGGGTTGGTGGAAGCTTAATTGGTATTGGCAATGCTATTTCAGATGGGTATCTAGTTGTTTATTACCCACATATGTTAGTTCATCCTCAGTATCATGGGAAAGGCATTGGCCGTAAAATGATGGAATTAATGCAAACTGTTTACGGAGGTTTTCACCAACAAATGCTAACCGCAGATGGTGAGGCCATTGATTTCTACAAGGCATTGGGGTTTGAGCGTGCTGGTAAAACTGAGCCAATGTGGGTGTATGCAGGTAATGAGCACTAA
- a CDS encoding ATP-binding protein, translated as MTIICLEGASGIGKSTAAYFMEREYGYVRIPEVKELFDRPSNQPDDWYF; from the coding sequence ATGACCATAATATGTCTCGAAGGAGCTAGCGGTATCGGTAAGAGTACCGCAGCTTATTTTATGGAAAGGGAATATGGATATGTGCGTATTCCTGAGGTAAAGGAGTTATTTGATCGGCCATCTAATCAGCCTGATGATTGGTATTTCTAG
- a CDS encoding SMI1/KNR4 family protein, with protein MKCCKKEYPEPEIIDRTAYFVCPECGEVQEIENYRVYSPEERLDLFEKKFALKIPAQYLNYAGTHSNHVFKLPKTAPGDSKNYFGDGFYEIGSFHGLDPNEGQSIFDSEWLSQEWELPEKLVLIEGDGHEWLALDYRRSSEEPKVIIIESEGCTYKVLASNFNAFIESLIEYESVYDTGGNVIYKEQST; from the coding sequence ATGAAATGCTGCAAGAAAGAATATCCTGAACCCGAGATTATTGATAGGACTGCGTACTTTGTCTGCCCAGAATGCGGAGAAGTTCAGGAAATCGAGAACTATAGAGTTTATTCACCTGAGGAGAGGCTCGATCTCTTTGAAAAAAAATTCGCCCTCAAGATCCCAGCTCAATATTTAAACTACGCAGGCACTCATAGCAATCACGTTTTCAAACTACCGAAGACAGCACCCGGCGATAGTAAAAATTACTTTGGCGATGGGTTCTATGAGATCGGAAGCTTTCATGGTTTAGATCCAAACGAAGGACAGTCAATCTTTGATAGCGAATGGCTTTCACAAGAATGGGAGCTGCCTGAGAAATTGGTACTAATTGAAGGTGATGGTCATGAATGGTTGGCCTTAGACTATCGAAGATCAAGTGAAGAACCAAAGGTTATTATCATAGAATCAGAAGGATGTACTTATAAAGTGCTTGCCAGCAACTTCAACGCCTTTATAGAGTCGCTGATAGAGTATGAAAGCGTTTACGATACGGGCGGTAATGTTATTTACAAAGAGCAATCAACCTAA
- a CDS encoding GFA family protein encodes MEAYLIGECLCGTVKFSVADRFKAFYLCHCKQCQQLTGSAFAANVFTDPDNIEWLSGKNNVTHYEHPTREFSKSFCKACGSSVPSINKTKTSLIVPAGALNNLPDIQPQANIFMSEEACWLKQGLQSENFSGFPE; translated from the coding sequence ATGGAAGCTTATTTAATAGGAGAATGCTTGTGTGGCACAGTAAAGTTCTCCGTAGCAGATAGATTTAAGGCCTTTTATCTCTGTCATTGCAAGCAATGTCAACAGCTTACTGGGTCTGCATTTGCAGCTAATGTATTCACAGATCCGGATAACATCGAGTGGCTGAGCGGTAAAAACAATGTTACTCACTACGAGCACCCTACACGAGAGTTCTCTAAGTCCTTTTGCAAAGCGTGTGGATCCTCTGTGCCATCCATAAACAAAACCAAAACCTCCTTAATTGTACCTGCAGGAGCACTAAATAATCTTCCCGATATACAACCGCAGGCTAATATCTTTATGTCTGAGGAGGCCTGTTGGCTCAAACAAGGTTTGCAGTCTGAGAATTTCAGTGGCTTCCCAGAGTAA
- a CDS encoding GNAT family N-acetyltransferase, which yields MSEIRIRNEKESDRARISEIITLAFENDPISDKREAEIVRLMRDDSALSISLVAENKDKIVGHIAFSKVTINDECIDWYGLAPVSVDPRFQSKGIGSKLINEGIKLLKKINAKGCVLLGEPEYYGRFGYKANAQLILPGVPAEYFQALAFSHSIPSGTVKYHHSFG from the coding sequence GTGTCAGAAATTAGAATCCGAAACGAGAAAGAAAGTGACCGTGCAAGAATCAGTGAAATAATCACTCTTGCTTTTGAGAATGACCCAATCAGCGACAAGCGTGAAGCTGAGATTGTTCGATTAATGAGAGATGATTCTGCATTGAGTATTTCTCTTGTTGCCGAGAATAAAGATAAAATTGTCGGGCACATTGCTTTTTCAAAAGTTACCATAAATGATGAGTGCATTGATTGGTATGGTTTGGCTCCTGTAAGTGTTGACCCAAGATTTCAAAGTAAAGGCATTGGCTCTAAATTAATCAATGAGGGTATTAAACTTCTAAAAAAAATCAATGCTAAAGGTTGTGTTTTACTTGGAGAGCCAGAATACTATGGCCGCTTCGGTTACAAGGCTAATGCACAATTAATATTACCTGGTGTTCCAGCAGAGTATTTTCAGGCTTTAGCATTCAGTCATTCAATCCCAAGTGGTACAGTAAAATATCACCATTCTTTTGGGTAA
- a CDS encoding GNAT family N-acetyltransferase, translating into MTVRLMKEVDIDGTALVHQEAFTRQEKSREWLSCTANAFPRMLCYIIESEGQTVGYIIWAQKSGFRPEVVLELEQIAIHPSFQGNGFGQDLIERSLQLVKSHLTNQGSKLKHILVSTREDNDAQKLYRRVLGAEVEATISNLFSANEVYMVARNV; encoded by the coding sequence ATGACTGTTAGACTTATGAAAGAAGTCGATATTGATGGTACAGCATTAGTGCATCAAGAAGCTTTTACGAGGCAAGAAAAATCACGAGAATGGCTGTCTTGCACAGCGAATGCTTTTCCAAGAATGCTGTGTTACATCATAGAAAGTGAAGGTCAAACCGTAGGCTACATCATCTGGGCGCAGAAGAGTGGATTTCGGCCAGAAGTGGTTCTGGAGCTCGAACAGATCGCGATTCATCCAAGTTTTCAAGGTAATGGGTTTGGTCAAGATCTAATCGAGCGGTCGCTACAACTAGTTAAATCTCATCTTACTAACCAAGGCTCAAAGCTTAAGCATATTTTAGTGAGCACGCGGGAAGATAACGATGCACAAAAGCTTTATCGTAGAGTTTTAGGTGCAGAAGTTGAGGCCACAATAAGTAATCTATTTTCGGCTAATGAAGTTTATATGGTTGCTAGAAATGTCTAA
- a CDS encoding peroxidase family protein: MIKRLNRKAISRHGLISTPIIATLLLISPAINAYDCDTNSPYRKLDGSCNNLFIPSLGKNETTFKRKFLINNLPDKGDVISGTDFIALDLPAPRAVSNAINDIQPLRYSQQQLSLMFVIFGQFLAHDLVDEEVDLGEFTTTGDFRDANTAGYPGLYYSPDDSGILNYENAIDSELVVDGDVYLAMQASKCVKNRRGGCEFTNRVTHLVDASNIYGSDKDQAAGLRSFTGGLLKTASYDIPVFGAPDFVPPVHLDNLPVTYADGCNNLRKVLTELTHTPDEVVTCVGDSRGHENVMLTAIHVIWMREHNRKALELALKYPTWSDEKLYQEARKYTSALYSKIVYEDWLPALLGSQSNKMKAYQGYSPWIDSRIDLAFSSSAFRVGHSMIPERVMPQDACLNSTINAPAPFNSLQLAGGTGGPFNIFVLLGITKGVDPVLRHMALTTAFEIDTRVENAIRNIPTRNVLFDTLATNLNRARMNGIESYLQLRWLYNKEVNNKIYGLPGCPASQWFTSTNDPLSCFTHLTGKDSDQLQLAETLQTLYGKVKKIDAWVGLMSEPHVENSSVGHTLANMFVDQFSNLRDGDRFYYKNKHFDTVALATIESTSFADIVQRNSDIKRLPSNAFVSPLPSVISDYKADDCLD; the protein is encoded by the coding sequence ATGATTAAAAGATTAAATAGAAAAGCGATATCTCGCCACGGGTTAATATCAACGCCGATTATAGCGACGCTGCTTTTAATATCGCCGGCTATAAATGCCTACGATTGCGACACTAACAGCCCATACCGCAAGCTAGACGGTAGCTGTAACAACCTGTTTATACCTAGCCTGGGTAAAAACGAAACAACTTTCAAAAGAAAATTCCTGATTAATAACCTCCCTGATAAGGGTGATGTGATATCCGGTACTGACTTTATAGCACTGGATCTTCCTGCACCCAGGGCAGTATCTAATGCCATTAACGATATCCAACCTTTACGCTATAGCCAGCAACAGCTTTCTCTGATGTTTGTTATCTTCGGTCAATTCTTAGCGCATGACCTTGTTGACGAGGAGGTTGATCTTGGCGAGTTCACCACCACAGGTGATTTTAGAGATGCCAACACAGCCGGCTACCCCGGGCTTTATTATAGCCCGGATGATAGCGGTATACTGAATTATGAGAATGCTATCGATAGTGAGCTCGTTGTCGACGGCGATGTCTACCTAGCGATGCAAGCCTCAAAATGTGTAAAAAATAGACGAGGGGGATGTGAATTCACCAACCGAGTGACTCATTTGGTTGATGCCTCAAATATTTATGGTTCAGACAAAGATCAAGCCGCGGGATTACGAAGCTTCACTGGCGGTTTATTAAAAACCGCCAGCTACGACATCCCTGTATTCGGGGCGCCAGACTTTGTTCCCCCTGTTCATTTAGATAACTTACCGGTGACCTATGCTGATGGTTGCAACAACCTACGCAAGGTGCTGACAGAACTTACACACACTCCTGATGAAGTCGTTACCTGTGTCGGCGATAGCCGAGGCCATGAAAATGTCATGCTAACGGCCATCCATGTGATTTGGATGCGTGAGCACAACCGTAAAGCTCTCGAGCTCGCTCTAAAATACCCTACATGGAGCGATGAAAAACTGTATCAAGAGGCACGGAAATATACTTCTGCATTGTATAGTAAAATCGTTTATGAGGACTGGCTACCCGCATTACTCGGCAGCCAATCCAATAAGATGAAAGCTTATCAAGGCTATTCTCCGTGGATAGACTCGCGTATTGATCTCGCCTTTTCCAGCTCTGCATTTAGAGTCGGTCACTCCATGATTCCCGAGAGAGTCATGCCTCAAGACGCCTGTTTGAACTCAACGATCAACGCACCTGCGCCCTTTAACAGCTTACAGCTAGCCGGTGGAACGGGCGGCCCCTTTAACATATTCGTTTTATTGGGAATAACAAAAGGAGTCGACCCTGTTTTACGCCATATGGCTCTCACCACAGCCTTCGAAATCGATACTCGAGTTGAGAATGCTATCCGCAACATACCGACACGCAACGTCTTATTTGACACCTTGGCTACCAATCTTAACCGAGCAAGAATGAACGGCATAGAAAGCTATTTACAGCTTCGCTGGCTATACAACAAAGAGGTAAACAACAAAATTTATGGGCTACCCGGCTGCCCAGCCTCTCAATGGTTCACTAGTACTAACGATCCATTGAGCTGTTTTACACACCTCACAGGAAAAGATAGCGATCAGCTACAACTGGCTGAAACACTTCAAACACTTTATGGCAAGGTCAAAAAAATCGATGCATGGGTCGGCTTAATGTCAGAGCCACATGTTGAGAATTCTTCCGTTGGTCATACCTTGGCAAACATGTTCGTCGATCAGTTTTCAAACTTACGCGATGGAGATCGCTTCTATTATAAAAATAAACATTTTGATACGGTCGCCTTAGCGACGATTGAATCGACCTCTTTTGCTGATATTGTTCAACGTAACTCAGACATCAAACGACTACCAAGCAATGCGTTTGTATCTCCGCTACCGTCAGTAATAAGCGATTATAAAGCGGATGACTGCCTCGACTAA
- a CDS encoding DUF1203 domain-containing protein, whose protein sequence is MHLAQGLANPCRHCLELIEEGDNKLILSYMPFDSKQAYAETGPIFLHQKQCHRYNSDKLPDWFAFLDPAIIRGYDDNDWMIYETGAVTPGSELEKECVKIFHNKDVKYIHIRSKFNCFQCKVEMA, encoded by the coding sequence GTGCATCTTGCTCAAGGGTTAGCAAACCCATGTCGTCACTGCTTGGAATTGATAGAGGAAGGGGATAATAAATTGATCCTCTCATATATGCCTTTCGATAGTAAGCAAGCTTATGCAGAGACAGGGCCGATATTTTTACATCAGAAACAATGCCATCGTTATAACAGTGACAAATTGCCCGATTGGTTCGCATTTTTAGATCCCGCAATCATCCGAGGATATGACGACAACGATTGGATGATATATGAAACCGGAGCGGTAACTCCTGGTTCAGAGCTTGAAAAAGAGTGTGTAAAGATATTTCATAACAAAGATGTTAAGTATATTCATATACGCTCTAAATTTAATTGTTTTCAATGTAAGGTAGAGATGGCATAA
- a CDS encoding nucleotidyltransferase family protein encodes MDTLENLLSNDNERMEVLAAVESLNLNEAYIAAGFLRNLYWDSIHNKSTQLNDVDVIFFDDSDTDLTQEREAENTLKAKYPNYEWQVKNQAFMHIKNGDAPYQNILDAMSHWPEKETAIAARINHGVINIVAAFGLSSLYQGHITHNPKRDKAIFLNRVQSKHWLTKWPNLKIML; translated from the coding sequence ATGGATACCCTAGAAAATTTACTAAGCAATGATAATGAGAGAATGGAGGTTTTGGCTGCTGTAGAAAGCTTAAATCTCAATGAAGCTTATATAGCTGCCGGCTTCTTAAGAAATCTTTATTGGGATTCAATTCATAATAAATCAACTCAATTAAACGATGTTGATGTCATCTTCTTCGACGACTCTGATACAGATTTAACCCAGGAAAGAGAAGCAGAGAATACATTAAAGGCAAAATATCCGAACTATGAGTGGCAGGTCAAAAATCAGGCATTTATGCACATTAAAAACGGTGATGCTCCCTATCAAAATATCCTCGATGCAATGAGCCATTGGCCAGAAAAAGAAACCGCTATAGCAGCAAGAATCAATCACGGTGTCATCAATATCGTTGCTGCCTTTGGCTTATCATCTCTTTACCAAGGTCATATTACACACAACCCGAAAAGAGATAAGGCAATATTCTTAAACCGTGTGCAGTCAAAACATTGGCTAACAAAATGGCCAAACTTAAAAATAATGTTATAA